Part of the bacterium genome is shown below.
TACGGTTACCAAGTTGTCCTAATATTTCGTTTGGCACATCATCAGGAAATTGAGAACAGAAATATATCCCTACACCTTTCGAACGGATAAGACGAACAACCTGCTCCACCTTTTGACGTAACAATGTAGGTGCATCATTAAAAAGAAGATGGGCTTCGTCAAAAAAGAAGACCAGTTTTGGTTTATCAAGGTCGCCAACCTCTGGAAGTTTCTCAAACAACTCAGAAATAAGCCACAAAAGAAAACTTGAATATAACCGAGGTTTAAGTATAAGTTGGTCAGCTGTAAGTATATTAATAACCCCTCTACCGCTAAGGTCGGTACGCAACAAATCGTTAAGTTCAAGAGCCGGTTCTCCAAAAAATTGTATTCCACCTTCTCTTTCAAAAGATAATAAAGAACGTTGTATAGCAGATATAGATTGAGTACTTACCAGACCGTACTGTTTTGAAACTTCAGTTCTATTCTCAGCAACAAAATTTAAAAGCGACCGTAAATCGTCCATATCAAGAAGGAGAAGCCCGTTATCGTCTGCAAGTTTAAATGTTATCTCCAGCATGCCTATTTGTGTATCATTCAAATCAAGTATTCGTCCAAGAAGCACAGGCCCTATCTCGCTAACAGTTGCACGTACAGGATGACCAGATTTACCATAAAGGTCCCAAAATATTGCTGGGCTTGCCTCATTAGTAAAATCTTTAATACCTATCTTCGCAACCCGTTCTTCTAATTTTTCGTTTCTTTCTCCAGACATAGCAACCCCTGCTACATCGCCTTTAACATCAACCATAAATACTGGCACACCCATACGTGAAAACCCTTCCGCAAGAACCAACAGCGAAACAGTCTTTCCTGTTCCTGTAGCGCCAGCCACCAAACCGTGTCGGTTACCATATTTTGCAAGCAGAGAAACCTGCTGTTCTCCTTTACCTATAAGTATTTTATCCATACTTCCCCCTCCAAATTTTAGAATTATTAAGATATATGATACCATAAAATATGATTATTTCCATTTACTGCTGTTTCTTTGTAAGGAAAGGTTTTATCAATAACAATTCTTTTTTACTTTTGCTTAATATATACTCTGCTACAAGTTTAACTAATAAAAGTATAACCTGTTGAAACACCTAAAAAAGGAAAAATATGGAGACATTAATACTTACTGCCAAAGATGTGTCAGAATGTTTAACTATGACAAAAACTATAGAATTAACTGAACACGTCTTTAATGAATGGGGCAAAGGTAACGTAGTTATGCCAGCAA
Proteins encoded:
- a CDS encoding DUF853 domain-containing protein; translated protein: MDKILIGKGEQQVSLLAKYGNRHGLVAGATGTGKTVSLLVLAEGFSRMGVPVFMVDVKGDVAGVAMSGERNEKLEERVAKIGIKDFTNEASPAIFWDLYGKSGHPVRATVSEIGPVLLGRILDLNDTQIGMLEITFKLADDNGLLLLDMDDLRSLLNFVAENRTEVSKQYGLVSTQSISAIQRSLLSFEREGGIQFFGEPALELNDLLRTDLSGRGVINILTADQLILKPRLYSSFLLWLISELFEKLPEVGDLDKPKLVFFFDEAHLLFNDAPTLLRQKVEQVVRLIRSKGVGIYFCSQFPDDVPNEILGQLGNRIQHALRAYTPRDQKAVKTAAETFVANPNLDVAKVISTLGVGEALVSTLQEKAVPMPVERTLIAPPRCRMGTITDEERALIKTRSPISSKYDTPINRESAYEILNRRTSETVQQQQKTEQKQPERGMLGDLLWGTGRRQGMVEAMAKQTARKVGNEIGKTIIRGMFGNILGKK